In the genome of Pseudomonas sp. LBUM920, one region contains:
- the ntrC gene encoding nitrogen regulation protein NR(I), translated as MSRSETVWIVDDDRSIRWVLEKALQQEGMTTQSFDSADGVMSRLARQQPDVIISDIRMPGASGLDLLARIREQHPRLPVIIMTAHSDLDSAVASYQGGAFEYLPKPFDVDEAVALVKRANQHAQEQQSQEAPPALTRTPEIIGEAPAMQEVFRAIGRLSHSNITVLINGESGTGKELVAHALHRHSPRAASPFIALNMAAIPKDLMESELFGHEKGAFTGAANLRRGRFEQADGGTLFLDEIGDMPADTQTRLLRVLADGEFYRVGGHTPVKVDVRIIAATHQNLETLVHAGKFREDLFHRLNVIRIHIPRMSDRREDIPTLARHFLSRAAQELAVEPKLLKSETEEYLKNLPWPGNVRQLENTCRWITVMASGREVHISDLPPELLSLPQDSAPVTNWEQALRQWADQALARGQSNLLDSAVPAFERIMIETALKHTAGRRRDAAVLLGWGRNTLTRKIKELGMKVDGGDDDEGDEG; from the coding sequence ATGAGCCGTAGTGAAACTGTCTGGATCGTCGATGACGACCGTTCTATCCGCTGGGTCCTCGAGAAAGCCTTGCAACAGGAAGGCATGACCACCCAGAGCTTCGACAGCGCCGACGGGGTGATGAGCCGCCTGGCGCGCCAGCAGCCGGACGTGATCATCTCCGACATCCGCATGCCCGGCGCCAGTGGCCTGGACTTGCTGGCGCGCATCCGCGAGCAGCACCCGCGCCTGCCGGTGATCATCATGACCGCGCACTCGGACCTGGACAGCGCTGTCGCGTCCTACCAGGGCGGCGCGTTTGAATACTTGCCCAAGCCGTTCGACGTGGACGAGGCGGTGGCGCTGGTCAAGCGCGCTAACCAGCACGCCCAGGAACAGCAGAGCCAGGAAGCCCCACCGGCCCTGACTCGCACCCCGGAAATCATCGGTGAAGCGCCGGCGATGCAGGAAGTGTTTCGCGCCATCGGGCGCTTGAGCCACTCCAACATCACCGTGCTGATCAACGGTGAGTCTGGCACCGGTAAAGAGCTTGTGGCCCATGCGTTGCACCGCCACAGCCCGCGGGCGGCTTCGCCGTTCATCGCGCTGAACATGGCGGCGATTCCCAAGGACTTGATGGAGTCCGAGCTGTTCGGCCATGAAAAAGGCGCGTTTACCGGCGCGGCCAACCTGCGTCGTGGGCGCTTTGAACAGGCGGACGGCGGCACGTTGTTCCTCGATGAAATCGGCGACATGCCGGCCGACACCCAAACCCGCTTGCTGCGCGTATTGGCCGACGGTGAGTTCTATCGCGTGGGCGGGCACACGCCGGTCAAGGTCGATGTGCGCATCATCGCAGCGACGCACCAGAACCTCGAAACCCTGGTGCACGCGGGCAAATTCCGTGAGGACTTGTTCCACCGCCTGAACGTTATCCGCATTCACATCCCACGCATGTCGGATCGCCGCGAAGACATTCCGACGCTGGCTCGCCACTTCCTCAGCCGCGCCGCTCAAGAGCTGGCCGTCGAGCCGAAGTTGCTTAAAAGCGAGACCGAGGAGTACCTGAAAAACCTGCCATGGCCAGGCAACGTGCGTCAGCTGGAGAACACCTGCCGCTGGATCACCGTGATGGCATCGGGTCGCGAAGTGCATATCAGCGACCTGCCGCCGGAGCTGCTGAGCCTGCCGCAGGACTCGGCACCCGTGACCAACTGGGAACAGGCGCTGCGCCAGTGGGCTGATCAGGCCTTGGCACGCGGCCAGTCGAACCTGCTCGACAGCGCCGTACCGGCGTTCGAGCGGATCATGATCGAAACCGCCTTGAAGCACACCGCCGGCCGCCGCCGCGACGCCGCCGTGCTGCTGGGTTGGGGCCGCAATACCCTGACGCGCAAGATCAAGGAGCTGGGGATGAAGGTCGATGGCGGCGACGATGATGAGGGTGATGAAGGCTGA
- a CDS encoding divergent polysaccharide deacetylase family protein — protein MRFALIIALLCSLAGVAHATPDGEPHKAYLTLIIDDLGQNLPRDRRVLALPGPVTTAVMPDTPHAAEFAREAHKAGKIVILHMPMDPATGPFAWHPELPIEELGKRLDAAFKAVPYTAGINNHMGSRMTAQRDAMAWLMGELQRRNKFFVDSRTSAQTVAAAEAQKIGLAHVSRDVFLDDERTEAAITTQLQTAIKLAHKQGSVVMIGHPYPQTLAVLERELPKLKAQGIDWIDIKLMISVRGNQAMAGHGKNGQYR, from the coding sequence ATGCGCTTTGCCCTGATCATCGCCCTGCTGTGCAGCCTGGCAGGCGTCGCCCACGCGACGCCTGACGGCGAGCCACACAAAGCCTACCTGACCCTCATCATCGACGACTTGGGGCAAAACCTGCCCCGGGATCGTCGCGTGCTGGCCCTGCCCGGGCCGGTGACCACCGCGGTGATGCCGGACACGCCCCACGCCGCCGAATTCGCCCGCGAAGCGCACAAGGCCGGCAAGATTGTGATCCTGCACATGCCCATGGACCCGGCCACCGGCCCGTTCGCCTGGCACCCCGAGTTGCCGATCGAAGAACTTGGCAAGCGCCTGGACGCCGCGTTCAAGGCAGTGCCCTACACCGCTGGCATCAACAACCATATGGGCAGCCGCATGACTGCCCAACGGGACGCCATGGCTTGGTTGATGGGCGAACTGCAGCGGCGTAACAAGTTCTTTGTCGACAGCCGCACCAGCGCGCAAACCGTCGCCGCCGCCGAAGCGCAAAAGATTGGTTTGGCGCATGTCTCGCGGGACGTATTCCTCGATGACGAGCGCACCGAGGCGGCCATTACCACGCAGCTGCAAACCGCGATCAAGCTGGCGCACAAGCAGGGCTCAGTGGTGATGATCGGCCACCCCTATCCGCAGACGCTGGCGGTGCTGGAGCGCGAGTTGCCCAAGCTCAAGGCTCAGGGAATCGACTGGATTGATATCAAGCTGATGATCAGCGTGCGCGGCAATCAGGCCATGGCCGGGCATGGCAAGAACGGTCAGTACCGTTAG
- a CDS encoding S41 family peptidase, with translation MLHLSRLTSLALTIALVIGAPLAFADQAAGAAPAATAATTKAPLPLDELRTFAEVMDRIKAAYVEPVDDKTLLENAIKGMLSNLDPHSAYLGPEDFAELQESTSGEFGGLGIEVGSEDGQIKVVSPIDDTPASKAGIQAGDLIVKINGQPTRGQTMTEAVDKMRGKLGQKITLTLVRDGGNPFDVTLARATITVKSVKSQLLESGYGYIRITQFQVKTGDEVAKALAKLRKDNGKKLNGIVLDLRNNPGGVLQSAVEVVDHFITKGLIVYTKGRIANSELRFSATGNDLSEGVPLAVLINGGSASASEIVAGALQDQKRGVLMGTTSFGKGSVQTVLPLNNDRALKITTALYYTPNGRSIQAQGIVPDIEVRKAKITNEIDSEYYKEADLQGHLGNGNGGADQPTGSGAKAKPMPQDDDYQLAQALSLLKGLSITRSR, from the coding sequence ATGCTGCATTTGTCCCGCCTCACATCGCTGGCCCTGACGATCGCCCTGGTGATCGGCGCGCCTCTGGCTTTTGCCGACCAGGCCGCCGGGGCTGCACCCGCTGCCACGGCTGCGACCACCAAGGCCCCGCTGCCGCTGGACGAGCTGCGTACCTTTGCCGAGGTCATGGACCGGATCAAGGCAGCCTATGTCGAACCCGTAGACGATAAAACCCTGCTGGAAAATGCCATTAAAGGCATGCTCAGCAACCTCGACCCGCACTCCGCTTACCTGGGCCCGGAAGATTTTGCCGAGTTGCAGGAAAGCACCAGCGGCGAGTTCGGCGGCCTGGGCATCGAAGTCGGCTCCGAAGACGGCCAGATCAAAGTGGTCTCGCCGATTGACGACACCCCGGCGTCCAAGGCCGGCATCCAGGCCGGCGACCTGATCGTGAAGATCAACGGTCAGCCGACACGCGGCCAAACCATGACCGAAGCGGTCGACAAGATGCGTGGCAAGCTCGGCCAGAAAATCACCCTGACCCTGGTGCGCGACGGCGGCAACCCGTTTGACGTGACGCTGGCCCGCGCGACCATCACGGTCAAGAGCGTGAAGAGCCAACTGCTGGAGTCCGGCTACGGCTACATCCGCATCACCCAGTTCCAGGTCAAGACCGGCGACGAAGTGGCCAAGGCCCTGGCCAAGCTGCGCAAAGACAACGGCAAGAAACTCAACGGCATCGTGCTCGACCTGCGTAACAACCCAGGCGGCGTGTTGCAGTCTGCGGTGGAAGTGGTCGACCACTTCATCACCAAGGGCCTGATCGTTTACACCAAAGGCCGCATCGCCAACTCCGAGTTGCGCTTCTCGGCCACCGGCAATGACTTGAGCGAAGGCGTGCCATTGGCTGTATTGATCAACGGCGGCAGTGCCTCGGCGTCGGAAATCGTCGCCGGTGCCCTGCAAGACCAGAAACGCGGCGTGCTGATGGGCACCACCAGCTTCGGCAAAGGCTCGGTACAAACCGTATTGCCGCTGAATAATGACCGCGCATTGAAGATCACCACAGCGCTGTACTACACGCCGAACGGCCGTTCGATTCAGGCGCAGGGCATCGTCCCGGACATCGAAGTGCGTAAAGCCAAGATCACCAACGAGATCGACAGCGAATACTACAAAGAGGCCGACCTGCAAGGTCACCTGGGCAATGGCAACGGCGGTGCCGACCAGCCAACCGGCAGCGGCGCCAAAGCCAAGCCGATGCCGCAGGACGACGATTACCAACTGGCCCAGGCGCTGAGCCTGCTGAAAGGCCTGAGCATCACGCGCAGCCGTTGA
- a CDS encoding tRNA (cytidine(34)-2'-O)-methyltransferase, producing the protein MFHVILFQPEIPPNTGNVIRLCANSGCHLHLIEPLGFDMDDKRLRRAGLDYHEYATLKRHADLASCLESLGHPRLFAFTTKGSRPFHDASFAEGDAFLFGPESRGLPAEVLDALPDGHRLRLPMREGCRSLNLSNTVAVAVYEGWRQLGFK; encoded by the coding sequence ATGTTTCACGTCATCCTTTTTCAACCAGAAATTCCGCCGAATACCGGCAACGTTATCAGGCTGTGCGCCAACAGTGGCTGCCACCTGCATTTGATCGAGCCTCTGGGCTTCGACATGGACGACAAGCGCCTGCGCCGCGCCGGGCTGGACTACCACGAGTACGCCACGCTCAAGCGCCATGCGGACCTGGCCAGTTGCCTGGAAAGCCTGGGCCACCCGCGGCTGTTCGCGTTCACCACCAAGGGTTCGCGGCCGTTTCATGACGCCAGCTTTGCCGAAGGCGACGCCTTCCTGTTCGGCCCGGAAAGCCGTGGCCTGCCGGCCGAGGTGCTCGACGCCCTGCCCGACGGCCACCGCCTGCGCTTGCCGATGCGTGAGGGCTGCCGCAGCTTGAACCTGTCCAACACCGTGGCCGTCGCCGTCTATGAAGGCTGGCGCCAGCTCGGTTTTAAATAA
- a CDS encoding rhodanese-like domain-containing protein — protein sequence MVDHLIAFATAHYLLAGAFVILLALLIAHEMSRGGRSLSTSELTALVNKDEAVVVDIRPAKDFAAGHIVGALNIPQDKLIARLPELEKYKAKTIILVDAQGQHAGTHAREMLKTGFTAAKLSGGIGSWKADNLPLVK from the coding sequence ATGGTTGATCACCTGATTGCATTTGCCACTGCCCACTACCTGCTCGCGGGTGCCTTCGTCATCCTGCTGGCGCTGCTGATCGCTCATGAAATGAGCCGCGGTGGCCGCAGCCTGAGCACGTCGGAGCTGACCGCGCTGGTCAACAAGGATGAGGCCGTTGTCGTGGATATTCGCCCGGCCAAGGATTTTGCCGCCGGCCATATCGTCGGCGCCCTGAACATTCCGCAGGACAAGCTGATCGCACGCTTGCCCGAGCTGGAAAAATACAAAGCCAAGACCATCATTCTGGTCGACGCCCAAGGCCAGCACGCCGGCACCCACGCCCGCGAGATGCTCAAGACCGGTTTCACCGCCGCCAAACTGTCCGGCGGTATCGGCAGCTGGAAGGCCGATAACCTGCCGCTGGTGAAGTGA
- a CDS encoding murein hydrolase activator EnvC has translation MLRALITLALVCLLQPAFADERAQTQQQLDATRQDITELKKLLGKLQEEKSGVQKDLRGTETEMGKLEKQVQELQKELKKSESELERLDAEKKKLQSARVEQQRLIAIQARAAYQSGRQEYLKLLLNQQNPEKFARTLTYYDYLSKARLAQLRGFNETLRQLANVEQEIADQQSQLLDQKTALDTQRDQLDKVRKERQLALAKLNDDVKARDAKLQAREQDQADLGKVLKTIEETLARQAREAEEARQKALIAQQEAEKKRQREAELAATTDAPAPRKPAHAAPGPLVSSAGESFGGPFASARGKLPWPVDGRLLARFGETRGDDTRAKWDGVMISAAAGSQVHAVHGGRVVFADWLRGAGLLVILDHGNGYLSLYGHNQTLLKSAGDVVKAGESISTVGNSGGQDTPALYFAIRQQGRPSDPAQWCRSQG, from the coding sequence ATGCTTCGCGCCTTGATTACCCTCGCTCTAGTCTGCCTGCTCCAACCGGCATTTGCCGATGAGCGCGCACAAACCCAACAACAGTTGGACGCTACGCGTCAGGACATTACCGAGCTGAAGAAACTGCTCGGCAAGCTCCAGGAAGAGAAATCCGGGGTGCAGAAAGACCTGCGCGGTACCGAAACCGAGATGGGCAAGCTCGAGAAGCAGGTCCAGGAGCTACAAAAAGAATTAAAGAAGAGCGAGTCGGAACTGGAGCGACTCGACGCTGAGAAAAAAAAACTCCAGAGCGCACGCGTTGAACAGCAACGCCTGATTGCGATCCAGGCCCGCGCCGCGTACCAGAGCGGCCGCCAGGAATACCTCAAGCTGCTGCTCAACCAGCAGAACCCGGAAAAATTCGCGCGTACCCTTACCTATTACGACTACCTGAGCAAGGCACGCCTGGCGCAATTGAGGGGCTTTAACGAAACCCTGCGCCAGCTGGCCAACGTCGAGCAGGAAATCGCCGACCAGCAGTCGCAACTGCTCGACCAGAAAACCGCCCTCGATACCCAGCGCGACCAGCTGGACAAGGTACGCAAAGAGCGCCAGCTAGCCCTGGCCAAGCTCAACGACGATGTGAAAGCCCGCGACGCCAAGCTGCAGGCCCGCGAGCAAGACCAGGCTGACCTGGGCAAAGTGCTCAAAACCATCGAGGAAACCCTGGCTCGCCAGGCACGTGAGGCCGAAGAAGCGCGGCAGAAAGCGCTGATCGCCCAGCAGGAAGCGGAAAAAAAGCGTCAGCGTGAAGCCGAACTGGCCGCCACCACCGACGCTCCGGCCCCACGCAAACCGGCGCACGCAGCGCCTGGCCCGCTGGTTTCCAGCGCCGGCGAGTCGTTCGGCGGACCTTTTGCTTCAGCGCGTGGAAAACTTCCATGGCCTGTTGATGGTCGACTACTGGCACGCTTCGGTGAAACCCGAGGTGACGATACCCGCGCCAAATGGGACGGGGTCATGATCAGCGCTGCCGCCGGCAGCCAGGTTCATGCCGTTCACGGTGGGCGCGTGGTGTTTGCCGATTGGCTGCGCGGTGCCGGTTTGTTGGTGATTCTTGACCACGGTAATGGCTATTTGAGTCTTTACGGCCACAATCAGACTTTACTCAAGTCGGCAGGTGATGTTGTAAAAGCCGGTGAATCCATCTCCACTGTCGGTAACAGTGGTGGCCAGGACACGCCGGCGCTGTACTTCGCTATTCGTCAGCAGGGCCGCCCGAGCGACCCTGCACAATGGTGCCGTTCCCAAGGATAG
- the grxC gene encoding glutaredoxin 3, with product MSQVVVYSSDYCPYCMRAKALLEKKGVAFEEIKVDGKPQVRAEMTKKAGRTSVPQIWIGDKHVGGCDDLFALERAGKLDALLLV from the coding sequence ATGAGCCAGGTTGTCGTTTATTCCAGCGATTATTGCCCTTACTGCATGCGAGCCAAGGCTCTGCTGGAGAAAAAGGGCGTTGCCTTCGAAGAGATCAAGGTCGATGGCAAGCCCCAGGTGCGCGCCGAGATGACCAAGAAAGCGGGACGCACGTCCGTGCCGCAGATCTGGATCGGCGACAAGCATGTCGGTGGTTGCGATGACCTGTTCGCCCTGGAGCGCGCCGGTAAGCTTGATGCGCTGCTGCTCGTCTGA
- a CDS encoding ABC transporter substrate-binding protein yields the protein MFKHLLLALASSSMLLAGSARAEEPSDASLVLLTENFPPYNMAKNGKNFAKDENIEGIAVDIVRETFKRAGISYNLTLRFPWERIYKLALEKPGYGVFVMARLPDREALFKWVGPIGPDDWVMLAKADSKIELADLEHARRYKIGAYKGDAIAETLEKQGLNPLVVLRDQDNAQKLMDGQIDLWATGDPAGRYLARQVGVTGLKTVLRFNSAQLYLALNKDVPDELVAKLQAALDQLRKDGVIDEIMARYL from the coding sequence ATGTTCAAACACCTGCTGCTCGCCCTCGCCAGTTCTTCCATGCTTTTGGCAGGCTCGGCCCGTGCCGAAGAACCGTCGGACGCCTCTTTGGTGTTGCTGACGGAAAACTTCCCGCCGTACAACATGGCAAAAAACGGCAAGAACTTCGCCAAGGACGAGAACATCGAAGGCATCGCCGTGGACATCGTGCGCGAGACCTTCAAGCGTGCCGGCATTTCCTACAACCTGACCCTGCGTTTTCCTTGGGAGCGAATCTACAAGCTCGCCCTGGAAAAACCTGGCTATGGCGTATTCGTGATGGCGCGCCTGCCGGACCGTGAAGCCCTGTTCAAGTGGGTCGGCCCGATCGGCCCGGACGATTGGGTGATGCTGGCCAAGGCCGACAGCAAGATAGAGCTGGCGGATCTTGAACACGCCCGTCGCTACAAGATTGGCGCCTACAAGGGCGACGCCATTGCCGAAACCTTGGAGAAGCAGGGCCTCAATCCGCTGGTGGTGTTACGCGACCAGGACAACGCGCAAAAACTCATGGATGGCCAGATCGATCTATGGGCGACGGGCGATCCGGCTGGGCGCTACCTGGCGCGTCAGGTAGGCGTGACGGGGCTCAAGACCGTGTTGCGCTTCAACAGCGCGCAACTCTACCTCGCGCTGAACAAGGACGTGCCGGACGAACTGGTCGCCAAGCTTCAGGCCGCGCTGGATCAGCTGCGCAAAGACGGCGTAATCGACGAGATCATGGCGCGCTACCTCTAA
- the secB gene encoding protein-export chaperone SecB, which produces MTDQQNTEAAQDQGPQFSLQRIYVRDLSFEAPKSPAIFRQEWTPSVALDLNTRQKALEGDFHEVVLTLSVTVKNGEEVAFIAEVQQAGIFLIQGLDEASMSHTLGAFCPNILFPYARETLDSLVTRGSFPALMLAPVNFDALYSQELQRMQTEGSSTVQ; this is translated from the coding sequence ATGACTGACCAACAGAACACCGAAGCAGCGCAAGACCAAGGCCCACAATTCTCGCTACAGCGGATCTACGTGCGTGACCTGTCGTTCGAAGCGCCGAAAAGCCCGGCCATCTTCCGCCAGGAATGGACCCCAAGCGTTGCGCTGGATCTGAACACCCGTCAAAAGGCACTGGAAGGCGACTTCCACGAAGTCGTGCTGACCCTGTCGGTCACCGTCAAGAACGGCGAAGAAGTGGCCTTCATCGCTGAAGTGCAACAGGCCGGCATCTTCCTGATCCAGGGCCTGGACGAGGCTTCGATGAGCCACACCCTGGGCGCGTTCTGCCCGAACATTCTGTTCCCGTATGCCCGTGAGACCCTGGACAGCCTGGTCACCCGTGGCTCGTTCCCGGCGCTGATGCTGGCTCCGGTGAACTTCGATGCCTTGTACTCGCAAGAGCTGCAGCGCATGCAAACAGAAGGTTCGTCGACCGTTCAGTAA
- the gpmI gene encoding 2,3-bisphosphoglycerate-independent phosphoglycerate mutase, translating into MTTTPKPLVLIILDGFGHSESHHDNAVYSAKKPVLDRLTATVPNGLISGSGMDVGLPDGQMGNSEVGHMNLGAGRVVYQDFTRVTKSIRDGEFFENPAICAAVDKAVAAGKAVHFMGLLSDGGVHSHQDHLVAMAELAFKRGADKIYLHAFLDGRDTPPKSAQSSIELLDATFAALGKGRIASLVGRYFAMDRDNRWDRVAQAYNLIVDGQAEFNAATAQEGLQAAYARGESDEFVKATTIGEPVKVEDGDAVVFMNFRADRARELSHVFVDAGFKDFERARQPKAEFVMLTQYAANIPAPSAFAPGSLENVLGDYLAKNGKTQLRIAETEKYAHVTFFFSGGREEPFPGEERILIPSPKVATYDLQPEMSAPEVTDKIVDAIEHQRYDVIVVNYANGDMVGHSGNLEAAVKAVECLDLCVGRIVDALDKVGGEALITADHGNCEQMSDESTGQAHTAHTTEPVPFIYVGKRDFKVRHGGVLADVAPTMLMLMGLEKPKEMTGTSILV; encoded by the coding sequence ATGACTACTACGCCTAAACCTTTGGTCCTGATAATTCTCGATGGCTTCGGACACAGTGAAAGCCACCACGACAACGCCGTGTACTCGGCCAAGAAGCCGGTACTCGACCGCCTGACCGCCACAGTACCCAACGGATTGATCTCCGGTTCCGGTATGGACGTAGGCCTGCCGGACGGCCAGATGGGCAACTCGGAAGTCGGCCACATGAACCTCGGCGCCGGACGAGTGGTATACCAAGACTTCACACGCGTGACCAAATCGATCCGTGACGGCGAGTTCTTCGAGAACCCGGCCATTTGCGCGGCGGTGGATAAAGCAGTTGCGGCCGGCAAGGCCGTGCACTTCATGGGCCTGCTGTCCGACGGCGGTGTACACAGCCACCAGGACCACCTGGTCGCCATGGCCGAGCTGGCGTTCAAGCGCGGCGCCGACAAAATTTACCTGCACGCTTTCCTCGACGGCCGCGACACCCCGCCAAAAAGCGCCCAGTCGTCCATTGAACTGCTCGACGCCACCTTCGCCGCCCTCGGCAAAGGCCGCATCGCCAGCCTGGTCGGCCGTTACTTCGCGATGGACCGCGATAACCGCTGGGACCGCGTGGCCCAGGCCTACAACCTGATCGTCGACGGCCAGGCCGAATTCAACGCGGCTACCGCCCAGGAAGGCTTGCAAGCCGCCTACGCCCGAGGCGAGAGCGATGAATTCGTCAAAGCCACCACCATCGGCGAGCCAGTGAAAGTCGAAGACGGCGACGCCGTGGTATTCATGAACTTCCGCGCCGACCGTGCCCGTGAGCTGAGCCATGTATTCGTCGATGCCGGCTTCAAGGACTTCGAGCGCGCACGTCAGCCAAAGGCCGAGTTCGTGATGCTCACCCAATACGCTGCCAACATCCCGGCCCCGTCAGCGTTCGCACCGGGCAGCCTGGAAAACGTGTTGGGCGATTACCTGGCCAAGAACGGCAAGACCCAGCTGCGCATCGCCGAAACCGAAAAATACGCTCACGTCACCTTCTTCTTCTCCGGCGGGCGTGAAGAACCGTTCCCGGGCGAAGAACGCATCCTCATTCCATCGCCAAAAGTCGCCACCTACGACCTGCAGCCGGAAATGAGCGCGCCGGAAGTGACCGACAAGATCGTCGATGCCATCGAACACCAGCGTTACGACGTGATCGTGGTCAACTACGCCAACGGCGACATGGTTGGCCACAGCGGCAACCTGGAAGCGGCCGTAAAAGCCGTGGAATGCCTGGACCTGTGCGTCGGCCGCATCGTCGACGCCCTGGACAAAGTCGGCGGCGAAGCGCTGATCACCGCTGACCACGGTAACTGCGAGCAGATGTCGGATGAATCCACCGGCCAGGCCCACACCGCGCACACCACCGAGCCCGTGCCGTTCATCTATGTCGGCAAGCGCGACTTCAAAGTGCGGCACGGCGGCGTGCTGGCCGATGTGGCGCCGACCATGTTGATGCTGATGGGGCTGGAGAAGCCGAAGGAAATGACCGGCACTTCGATTCTGGTTTGA
- the glnL gene encoding nitrogen regulation protein NR(II), with amino-acid sequence MTISDALHRLLLDNLTTATILLNDDLRLEYMNPAAEMLLAISGQRSHGQFISELFTESAEALSSLRQAVEQAHPFTKREAMLTALTGQTLTVDYAVTPILSNGATLLLLEVHPRDRLLRITKEEAQLSKQETSKMLVRGLAHEIKNPLGGIRGAAQLLARELPDENLKDYTNVIIEEADRLRNLVDRMLGSNKLPSLAMTNVHEVLERVCQLVEAESQGCITLVRDYDPSIPDVLIDREQMIQAVLNIVRNAMQAISSQNELRLGRISLRTRALRQFTIGHVRHRLVTKVEIIDNGPGIPAELQETIFFPMVSGRPDGTGLGLAITQNIISQHQGLIECESHPGHTTFSIFLPLEQGAPST; translated from the coding sequence ATGACCATCAGCGATGCACTGCACCGTTTGTTACTCGACAACCTGACCACCGCGACCATTCTGCTCAATGACGACCTGCGTCTTGAGTACATGAACCCGGCGGCGGAGATGCTCCTGGCCATCAGCGGCCAGCGCAGCCATGGGCAGTTCATCAGCGAATTGTTCACCGAGTCGGCCGAAGCCTTGAGCTCGTTGCGCCAGGCGGTGGAGCAGGCACACCCGTTCACCAAGCGCGAAGCGATGCTCACCGCCCTCACCGGCCAGACCCTGACCGTCGACTACGCCGTGACCCCGATCCTGAGCAACGGCGCCACCTTGCTGCTGCTCGAAGTGCACCCGCGCGACCGCTTGCTGCGTATCACTAAAGAAGAAGCGCAGCTGTCCAAGCAGGAAACCAGCAAGATGCTGGTGCGCGGCCTGGCCCATGAGATCAAGAACCCGCTGGGCGGGATTCGCGGCGCCGCGCAATTGCTGGCCCGCGAGCTGCCGGACGAGAACCTCAAGGACTACACCAACGTCATCATCGAAGAAGCCGACCGCCTGCGTAACCTGGTGGACCGCATGCTCGGCTCCAACAAATTGCCGTCGCTGGCGATGACCAACGTGCACGAAGTGCTGGAGCGCGTTTGCCAGTTGGTCGAGGCCGAAAGCCAAGGCTGCATCACCCTGGTACGCGACTACGACCCAAGCATTCCGGACGTGTTGATCGACCGCGAACAGATGATCCAGGCCGTGCTCAATATCGTGCGCAACGCCATGCAGGCCATCAGCAGCCAGAACGAGCTGCGCCTGGGCCGCATCAGCCTGCGCACCCGTGCCCTGCGCCAGTTCACCATCGGCCATGTGCGCCACCGCCTGGTCACCAAGGTCGAGATCATCGACAACGGTCCGGGCATTCCTGCAGAACTGCAGGAAACCATCTTCTTTCCCATGGTCAGCGGCCGCCCGGACGGTACCGGGCTGGGCCTGGCCATTACCCAGAACATCATCAGCCAGCACCAGGGTTTGATCGAGTGTGAGAGCCATCCCGGCCACACCACCTTCTCGATCTTTCTGCCTCTGGAACAAGGAGCCCCATCGACATGA
- a CDS encoding chorismate mutase gives MKHRLVLALLFASATASAAPPTLEPLLNSIAERLTIADQVALSKWDSHKAVEDRPREQAVIASARAQAPDYKVSPEAAEQFFSAQIEANKLVQYTRLSDWQFKGKAPDTPRPDLTGKIRPQLDQLQRRMLQQLADFGPERSNPQCPHWVALAVHQPLNDPLVQIAMTRATAELCVYAP, from the coding sequence TTGAAACATCGACTCGTACTTGCCTTGCTGTTCGCCAGCGCCACGGCCAGCGCCGCGCCGCCGACACTCGAACCGCTGCTCAACAGCATCGCCGAGCGCCTGACCATCGCCGACCAGGTCGCACTGAGCAAATGGGACAGCCACAAGGCCGTGGAAGACCGACCTCGCGAACAGGCTGTGATCGCCAGCGCGAGAGCCCAGGCCCCCGACTACAAAGTCTCGCCCGAGGCGGCGGAGCAATTTTTCTCCGCGCAGATAGAGGCGAATAAACTGGTGCAATACACCCGACTGTCCGACTGGCAGTTTAAAGGCAAGGCGCCCGATACGCCGCGCCCGGACCTGACCGGCAAGATTCGCCCCCAACTGGACCAACTGCAAAGGCGCATGCTGCAACAATTAGCCGACTTCGGCCCCGAGCGCAGCAACCCGCAGTGCCCGCACTGGGTAGCCCTGGCCGTGCATCAACCGCTGAACGATCCCTTGGTGCAGATCGCAATGACCCGCGCCACAGCCGAGTTGTGCGTCTACGCGCCTTGA